The following are encoded in a window of Microbacterium sp. LWO13-1.2 genomic DNA:
- a CDS encoding histidinol-phosphate transaminase: MTEPILPRIRPAIAALAPYRQGKQAGPDAFKLSSNENPFDPLPSVVAALQHTTPINRYPDASAGRLRERLAVRYGVDSDQVHVAAGSVSILHQLILATSSVGDEVVYAWRSFEAYPSLPLVAGATGVQVPLTDESRHDLDAMADAVTERTSAIILCTPNNPTGPIITSAEFASFVGRVPADVLIVLDEAYAEFVTAPDAVDGLKERAFEAHPNVVVLRTFSKAYGLAGLRIGYAIGNSKVLDAARATGIPLSVTSAAENAAIASLDAEAELLDRVAVIVERRTLLRDGLRAQGWDVPDAQGNFVWLPAAERTDEVAAAFAAADVVVRPFSGDGIRISVGEEASIARVLEVAAATR; the protein is encoded by the coding sequence GTGACCGAGCCGATTCTGCCCCGCATCCGCCCCGCCATCGCCGCGCTCGCGCCGTACCGGCAAGGCAAGCAGGCAGGACCCGACGCGTTCAAGCTGTCCAGTAACGAGAACCCCTTCGATCCGCTGCCCTCGGTCGTCGCCGCTCTGCAGCACACGACCCCGATCAACCGCTACCCGGATGCATCGGCCGGCCGCCTGCGTGAGCGCCTCGCCGTCCGCTACGGCGTCGACTCCGACCAGGTGCACGTCGCCGCAGGTTCCGTCTCGATCCTGCACCAGCTGATCCTCGCCACCTCCTCCGTGGGCGATGAGGTCGTCTACGCGTGGCGCTCGTTCGAGGCCTACCCGAGCCTTCCTCTCGTCGCCGGGGCAACGGGTGTGCAGGTGCCGCTGACGGACGAGTCGCGCCACGACCTCGACGCGATGGCGGATGCTGTCACCGAACGCACCAGCGCCATCATCCTGTGCACCCCCAACAACCCGACCGGCCCGATCATCACGAGCGCCGAGTTCGCGTCCTTCGTCGGCCGCGTTCCGGCCGATGTGCTGATCGTCCTCGATGAGGCCTACGCCGAGTTCGTGACCGCGCCAGACGCTGTCGACGGGCTGAAGGAACGCGCATTCGAAGCGCATCCCAACGTGGTCGTCCTGCGCACGTTCTCCAAGGCCTACGGACTCGCCGGGCTTCGCATCGGCTACGCGATCGGCAACAGCAAGGTGCTGGATGCCGCGCGCGCCACCGGCATCCCCCTGTCGGTCACGTCCGCCGCTGAGAACGCGGCGATCGCCAGCCTCGACGCCGAAGCCGAGCTGCTCGATCGGGTCGCCGTGATCGTCGAGCGGCGCACGCTCCTTCGCGACGGTCTGCGCGCTCAGGGGTGGGATGTCCCGGACGCTCAGGGCAACTTCGTCTGGCTGCCCGCAGCAGAGCGCACCGATGAGGTGGCCGCCGCCTTCGCTGCGGCCGACGTGGTCGTGCGTCCGTTCAGCGGCGATGGCATCC
- a CDS encoding phage holin family protein: MRFIIRVIVNAFALWVVTLIPVLQVAITAFPPAETLQLVLTLLAVGAIFALVNTIIGTVVKIVAFPLYILTIGLIGFVINGFLLWLTAWITSGFGWGLTVGHFWWGVVAAIIISIINGIFGFILRPQRKKSRRD, encoded by the coding sequence ATGCGCTTCATCATTCGAGTCATCGTGAACGCCTTCGCCCTCTGGGTGGTGACGTTGATCCCCGTGCTGCAGGTGGCGATCACCGCCTTCCCGCCCGCCGAGACGCTGCAGCTGGTCCTCACGCTGCTCGCCGTCGGTGCGATCTTCGCCCTGGTGAACACGATCATCGGCACCGTCGTGAAGATCGTCGCCTTCCCGCTCTACATCCTCACCATCGGCCTCATCGGGTTCGTCATCAACGGCTTCCTGCTGTGGCTGACCGCCTGGATCACGAGCGGCTTCGGCTGGGGCCTCACCGTCGGTCACTTCTGGTGGGGCGTGGTCGCCGCGATCATCATCTCGATCATCAACGGCATCTTCGGCTTCATCCTGCGTCCGCAGCGCAAGAAGTCCCGCCGCGACTGA
- a CDS encoding low molecular weight protein-tyrosine-phosphatase, producing the protein MDSVTSPDPFRVIFVCTGNICRSPMAEVVFRDLAERQGLGSRIVSRSASTGDWHLGERADHRTIDSLARRGYDGSQHRARQFTSASFADNDLIVALDRTHERVLREWANNEDQEGKVTLLLSFDANADGLDVPDPYYAGADMFDSVLGMIETATRGLFLQLEPALRLPRTPRV; encoded by the coding sequence ATGGACTCTGTGACATCCCCGGATCCCTTTCGCGTGATCTTCGTCTGCACGGGGAACATCTGCCGCTCGCCGATGGCAGAGGTCGTGTTCCGCGATCTGGCAGAACGACAGGGCCTGGGCTCGCGGATCGTGTCCCGCAGCGCCAGCACCGGCGATTGGCACCTCGGCGAACGCGCAGACCACCGGACGATCGACTCCCTCGCCCGGCGCGGCTACGACGGGTCGCAGCACCGGGCGCGGCAGTTCACCAGCGCATCCTTCGCCGACAACGACCTGATCGTCGCCCTCGACCGCACGCACGAGCGCGTCCTCCGCGAGTGGGCGAACAACGAGGACCAGGAGGGCAAGGTCACCCTGCTGCTCTCCTTCGACGCGAACGCCGACGGCCTCGACGTCCCCGACCCGTACTACGCGGGCGCGGATATGTTCGATTCCGTCCTCGGTATGATTGAGACCGCGACCAGGGGCCTCTTTCTTCAGCTCGAACCCGCCCTGCGTCTCCCCCGCACGCCCCGCGTTTGA